One Syntrophorhabdales bacterium genomic region harbors:
- the pgeF gene encoding peptidoglycan editing factor PgeF — protein MNMLFEFKNQGQWSYICWPALEEAGIFHGFVTRPRDASSEEEGIDFHGQARGNLSSERGGRVPAAVKRLEGGGEAKYPRAGAPLPREGATGYPRAGVPGIDGPIKAFSLEHHILMNQEHGDSVHLIKRGERPTAGDGLILLEKNVAGIVKTADCLPVLIYALSVPAVAIVHAGWRGTALGIAGKAVRMLKALGVSPKEMCALIGPGIGPCCYNVQEDVARVFREQGFGEPVVQERQGSLFLDLKAANTRMLRNEGLREINDVDLCTFCRKDLFYSARRDKGNGRQINFAVIQA, from the coding sequence ATGAACATGCTCTTTGAGTTCAAGAATCAAGGCCAATGGTCCTACATCTGCTGGCCGGCCCTGGAAGAAGCGGGCATATTTCACGGGTTCGTCACGAGACCCCGCGATGCGTCGAGTGAAGAAGAGGGAATAGATTTCCACGGACAAGCTCGTGGAAATCTATCTAGCGAGCGCGGCGGCCGGGTACCCGCAGCCGTGAAGCGGCTGGAGGGTGGAGGGGAGGCCAAGTACCCGCGTGCGGGTGCGCCTTTGCCGCGGGAGGGGGCGACCGGGTACCCGCGTGCGGGTGTCCCAGGGATAGATGGCCCTATCAAGGCCTTCTCTCTCGAGCATCATATCCTGATGAACCAGGAGCATGGTGATTCGGTGCATCTGATCAAGAGAGGCGAGCGACCAACCGCAGGAGACGGCCTTATCCTTCTGGAAAAGAACGTGGCAGGCATCGTAAAGACAGCAGATTGCCTTCCAGTGCTCATCTATGCGCTCTCTGTGCCGGCTGTGGCCATCGTGCACGCGGGTTGGAGAGGAACAGCCCTCGGCATTGCAGGCAAAGCAGTAAGAATGCTTAAGGCACTTGGCGTCTCCCCAAAGGAGATGTGTGCGCTGATCGGGCCCGGCATCGGACCATGCTGCTACAACGTGCAGGAGGATGTGGCACGTGTCTTCAGAGAGCAAGGATTCGGCGAACCGGTTGTACAGGAACGCCAGGGCTCTTTATTTCTCGACTTGAAGGCAGCTAATACCCGCATGCTTCGCAATGAGGGCTTGCGTGAAATCAATGACGTAGACCTCTGCACGTTTTGCAGGAAAGACCTTTTCTATTCAGCCAGGAGGGATAAAGGTAACGGGCGGCAGATTAATTTTGCCGTTATCCAGGCCTAG
- a CDS encoding ATP-binding protein — translation MSLRAFKKEVLFGAVTVAVFGLLLYLETQLPFFTRFLPVGENKLIIVLLNINLLLILLLVFIIARIIIKTNIEKKRGVYGSGLKTKLTLTMLSISLISSFTLFIIATGFFYVTMDKWFSQKIEDTIDTTVELSQLYYDDLYDRYEKIGKYLAAQIEKKDLLEDPDGLRTFIKNEAQVHFLDYLGVYDAGGTVLQSLGKMDPGVARQLLAKSRATTKAVTKGRSLWQIFPIEGAEFIVLGVGILDASGKPAAVLILGEKLSFRGTEQIQQIARTGIEFKESRPYKKVVKWSFIIPLFLITMLSIFFSVWVGVKMATEIAVPLEQVREGAAIIAKGSFDINLEDRGKDEIGTLVSAFNKMARELKVTKAEIEEKRKYMEVILDNVATGIITTDEKGNILLLNRAAKSILGVETDDWMGKPLRTILGSEFRKIIRFFQKEVKGESTESIVREMRLSLKKDTVYLRASLTVLKDEAGNVQGYIGTFDDITHIVRGEKLATWREIAKKLTHEIKNPLTPIKLSAERIRRRLLPQSEGKEREILDETTSVILSASDDIKVIVNELTRLTHTATVQTLEDVNTVVEETLGLYKNLYQNIKFEFEKESVPSFRMDRDKIKRALINLVTNSIKAIDVEQGVVTFRTRYDKNRGMVLIEVADTGPGIRSEDKGRIFDPYFTRGRDGTGLGLAIVNSIVLEHHGKIRVEDNKPKGAKFIVELPVIYATL, via the coding sequence ATGAGTTTGAGAGCATTCAAGAAAGAAGTTCTTTTTGGCGCGGTTACAGTGGCCGTGTTCGGCCTCCTCCTCTATTTGGAGACCCAGCTTCCTTTCTTCACGAGATTTCTCCCGGTCGGAGAAAATAAGCTCATCATTGTCCTCCTCAACATAAACCTTCTTCTTATTCTTCTGCTGGTCTTCATCATAGCAAGGATCATCATAAAGACCAATATCGAAAAAAAGAGAGGTGTCTACGGCTCCGGGCTCAAGACAAAACTGACGCTGACCATGCTCTCCATCTCTCTCATCTCGTCATTCACGCTCTTCATCATAGCCACGGGTTTCTTCTACGTAACCATGGACAAATGGTTCAGCCAGAAAATTGAAGACACCATTGATACCACGGTTGAACTGTCGCAGCTCTATTATGACGATCTGTACGATCGATACGAAAAAATTGGAAAGTATCTCGCAGCCCAAATCGAGAAAAAGGACCTTCTGGAGGACCCCGACGGCCTGCGAACCTTCATAAAGAATGAGGCACAGGTGCACTTTCTCGACTACCTCGGGGTGTACGACGCGGGAGGGACTGTCCTGCAGAGCCTGGGCAAAATGGACCCGGGCGTGGCGCGCCAGCTTCTGGCAAAATCAAGAGCAACCACCAAGGCAGTCACCAAGGGGAGAAGTCTCTGGCAGATTTTTCCGATCGAAGGCGCAGAGTTCATCGTACTGGGGGTCGGGATACTTGACGCTTCAGGTAAGCCCGCGGCTGTACTTATACTGGGTGAAAAGCTCAGTTTCCGGGGGACCGAACAAATACAGCAGATCGCACGCACCGGTATCGAGTTCAAAGAATCAAGACCCTACAAGAAGGTAGTAAAGTGGAGTTTCATCATACCGCTTTTCCTCATCACCATGCTCTCGATATTCTTTTCCGTCTGGGTTGGGGTAAAGATGGCGACCGAGATCGCAGTCCCTCTGGAACAGGTGAGGGAAGGCGCGGCCATCATCGCCAAAGGCTCTTTTGACATCAACCTGGAAGATAGGGGCAAAGACGAAATAGGAACCCTCGTGAGCGCTTTCAACAAAATGGCGAGAGAGCTGAAAGTCACGAAGGCAGAGATCGAAGAGAAGAGAAAATACATGGAGGTTATCCTTGACAATGTGGCCACGGGTATCATCACCACCGATGAGAAAGGAAATATCCTGCTCTTGAACAGAGCAGCAAAGAGCATCCTGGGAGTTGAAACCGATGATTGGATGGGAAAGCCGTTAAGAACGATTCTGGGCAGCGAATTTAGAAAGATTATCCGCTTCTTCCAGAAAGAAGTGAAAGGTGAATCGACAGAGAGCATTGTGAGGGAGATGCGTCTTTCGTTGAAAAAGGATACGGTCTATCTCAGGGCATCGCTGACTGTGCTCAAGGATGAGGCCGGAAACGTCCAGGGCTACATAGGCACGTTTGATGATATAACCCATATCGTGAGAGGCGAGAAGCTTGCCACGTGGCGCGAAATCGCGAAGAAATTGACCCACGAAATCAAGAACCCCTTGACCCCCATCAAGCTCTCCGCGGAAAGAATCAGGCGACGGCTGCTCCCGCAATCAGAAGGCAAAGAAAGGGAAATCCTGGATGAAACCACTTCGGTCATCCTGAGCGCCTCGGACGACATCAAGGTCATTGTGAATGAATTGACAAGACTGACGCACACGGCCACGGTCCAGACGCTTGAGGACGTCAACACCGTTGTGGAGGAGACGCTGGGGCTCTATAAGAACCTGTACCAGAATATCAAGTTTGAATTCGAGAAGGAGAGCGTTCCCAGTTTCAGGATGGATAGGGACAAGATAAAGAGAGCGCTGATAAACCTCGTCACCAATTCCATCAAAGCTATTGACGTTGAGCAAGGGGTCGTGACGTTCAGAACCCGGTACGACAAGAACCGGGGGATGGTCCTCATAGAAGTTGCTGATACAGGTCCGGGGATACGCAGCGAAGACAAGGGCAGAATCTTCGATCCCTATTTTACGAGGGGCCGTGACGGGACCGGTCTCGGGCTGGCTATAGTCAACTCCATTGTGCTGGAACACCACGGCAAGATCCGTGTGGAGGACAACAAGCCCAAAGGCGCTAAATTCATAGTGGAGCTCCCCGTCATTTACGCCACCCTGTGA